Part of the Sander lucioperca isolate FBNREF2018 chromosome 1, SLUC_FBN_1.2, whole genome shotgun sequence genome is shown below.
GATTGCAGAGTCGGTTGCGCGAGGGTCAAAAACACAGCGCACTTAACGTATAGAACAAAATCCATTACATTTGGGTTTCATGGGTGCCcgtgtagctcacctggtggatctgtggatggatggatctctctctctctctctctctctctctctctctctctctctctctctctctctctctctctctctctctctctctctctctagtctgttttccttgtatttttttatttggcgTTTCATCTTTGCTTTATTTAGGCCTACATGACTGTATTGGATTTTATTTCTTCGATTGTGAAGCACTGTGTGACTGGTTTCTGTGGAAGTCTGTGCTTGCTTGTTTTTTTGGAGCATTTCCTCAGGGGGGAGGACCCACTCTCTGCGCAGACATAAACTTACTTCCCCTCCTCGTCCACCTCAGCTGGAGCGTTTCCCAGCTTCCTCTGCTCCTCCAgctccttcttcttcctccagtCCTCCCTGGTCATCTTCTTGGGCTCATCCAGGCCCACGATCCCCTCCGAGCTGACGCCAACGCCAACGACCACGTCAGTCGCCTGCTCGGCCATGGCTGAACCTGCCAAAAGGAGCTTTTAGTACAACCGTGTAACACAGCGAAGtgtttagctagctagttagtagAAACATatctgtcctaaatatgctcCTACATAGCTCTCCAAGCAGTGGTTCAAATGATAAACGTTATAACAGAAGCTCTTTTCGTTAGCTAACCTAGCTGTTTACCTGCCGAGTAACTTGGAAGTGAAATAAGTATATTATATCTTATGAAAAGATGAAAATCAATAACTTGCTTACCTTGGTAAGATCCAACAAATAACACAGCGGTTGATATTTCACTAGCTAGTTTTCTATATGTCTTGCTCTGTGTTTGAGCTCGTCCCTGTTTTGACTAACACACGATAGTCGCCATTTCACATCAACTACAGCTACGTCACGTCCTTTCTTCGTCTCTGGGTCAGCTTAGaggtgcattaccgccacctaTTGGACCGGAGTGTGAAACAGTAGATTAGCAGGAAACAAAACGATACTAAACAACACAAATACTTTCTATTTTATTACGTCCTTTTTTCTATCGTGGTGTTGAAATCACCAATGTAACATTACTTCCGGTCGGAAAGAGCAGCATCTAGTGAACACAGCTGCTTGCCATGATTCACCACCTCAACCGCTCGCACACTGTTGTTTATATGATTGTGTAATCTAATCagtactttttctttttgtgtggtGCATGGCAGATGTTATTAAACTTGTTCATAACTCCTCTGAAATGTAAATGATGCACCATTCATACCATTAAATTGGGGGCACAAGCTCACTTTGACCTGATGGATTACCAACAGTGCAAGTGGGAAACTTCCTGTGTGTCTTCTGGTTTGTGCTAATTTATtgaagttagttagttagttaagtTAGGAATATGCAACATCAAAGCACAATATCAACTGATATAAGGCCCATAAGGCAGGTCCTTGTATGTGTTTTATGATCTCTTAATTGACATGTTCTGCTTGTTTGGTGCAAATCTCCCCGAATGTGTTAAATCAAATTCTCCCACAGCAAGTGTGAGGTCAGGTTGTATTCTAGCACAGAAAACTGAACACATTGCACAGAAAGAGCGAGGAGCAGGGTTAATAGGGGCCCAGCAGCTCATTTTTGCCCTGGGGTCCTCTAATAGagcttaaatataaaatatatctaatatatatgtcttttaaaaaaaaaaaaaaaagcttattatttCCTTCATTGCCATTCATCAGATGTGACTGTAAGAAAGCGAAAACTGGATACCAAGGGAATAAGTactttgattttattttctaactTAGTGAATGGAACAGAAGTGATGGATGCAAAACAAATGTTAGTTATATCTGTGATGCATTTAGAGATTGTAGAATGTCATTACAGTACTTTATTTCCCCTGGCCTTCGATCCTGAGCTCTGACCCACTGTGTATAGAAACTGTAAATCAAAGAAAGAACAGGCTGTTTTTGTAGTGAGAAGAATCATCGAAGGTCTTTAGGACTCCAGTGGGTTTATTTTTGCATTCCTCAGAAGCACCAAGCAGGTGTTGTTGTGCCCAACGGTAACACGGATCAGTGAGAACACTATTTGGATCACTCTTAGAAAGACGAGTTAAGACAGTAACAACAACATAAGATGCCCTTATGATGACTGGTCAGGTGAAACTTCTCACCTTTTTCTTATATTCCAAACACTAAAAAAAGGCCAAATAATGTAAACAATGTTGAGAGAACAAACAAAAGAACATAACAGCACCAGACACAAATAAACATTGACAGAAGTATAAAGAGACGGACTGAGTCAGTCCTCGAGCCTTAGCACCAGTACACATCCCCACTGTCAGTCCAGCAGCCTCGGGATGAGAAGGCAACGCGCAACCAAAGTGAAGGCAGTGTCGCGTTCAGGTAGGTACCAAAATACCAAACTCTCTCCGTCTTTCACTAACTTTGTTGTCCTTTGAATGTCTATTGAGAGTTTTTGCTGAGTAGTGAGCAATGGGTGGACTGAGTCACTGGTCATCGTCCTCTACTCTCCCCCACTCCTCCCCCTCCCCATCATCAGCATCAGCATCTTCATCCACATAGTCACCCCAAGCATCATCCCCATCCCCTCCTTCGTCCTCCTCTTCGTCATCATCACCTTCCTCCAGAAGATCACCTCCATACAGCGGctcatcctcctcatcttccactatctccatctcctccatgtcgtcgtcctcttcctcctccgctTCTTCATCGTCGTCTTCCACCTCCTCCATCTCTAACCCACACACCTCCCCGTCCTCCACCTCAccgtcctctctctcctccttggAGGAGGTAGGAGTGGAAAACCCTCTCCCTTCAGTCCTGTCTGTGTGGTATGACCTGCTGGAGGGGACGAAGCTGGAGGTAGCAGTCTTTGTGTTGATATagagacgaggaggaggaggaggaggcccctgtctgGCCGACGCAGCCTGGCCAGCAGGGGAAGTGATGGCAGCAGAACTGGCTCCTCTGGAATCTGGGCCTTGCGAGAGAGTGACAGGCTCAGCCATGGCCCCTGGCCTCACGGAGGTCATGTTGGGCACATATTCACGAATCTCCCCCGGCTCCAGTGGGTCAGGCCCACAGGGGTCGTGTTCACTGCAGGACAGCTTCCCGTCCAGCTTGGAGATGAAGAGCATGCCTTCACGATGCTCCTTACAGTAAGAGTTGGGGCACATCTCACAGAACGAAGCTGCCTCTTTACCACAGATGTCACACTGGTGCCATGGACACTCCCATCGCCCTGGAGACAAGATCACCGTCATTACTAGGtttagaaaatatatatttcctttttttttttagactgaaGGTGCCCATAGTAAGATTTTTGACCAAAAACGGGTTGATAAAAATTACTTATTTTGCACAATGACAGCATTGTCTAAAAAAAGTTCAGAGGTCTAGTCAAAATCTCCTTAAAACATTGCGATGAGATCATGAAAATTCAAAAGGTAGCCCCTCACCTAGCTGATGTCTCCAGAATCAGCCTGTTATCAAAGATAAACCTGGGCTATCTACCATCATTTAGCCCAAAACGTACTTCACTAAAAATGCTGCGGTTTGGTCAACGTTCATCTACATTCAGCATAACAATATCATCTAAATTTGTCCATGCTACCATTAGCAAAATTCGGACAATTTTATACAACATTTTCACAAGTATTACCTTACGTTaaatagtttatttatatatttttttataaacaaactaaaatacAATTTGTTTCCAAATTTAACATTCCACCAAATCTAGTCAACTCTAATCAGAGGCTGGCTACACAAGAATTTAGACTAAATTGAGCCCATATTATACTGCTAAAGAGGCACCAAGTCATCTTTACTTAAACAATAACAGCCCTCCACCTCTACTTGCCTGCAGGCCTCTTGGCCAGGTTGAGACAGTCTGCGTGATAGACCTTCGGGCAACCCGGCTTCTTACAGGACACTATCTGGCCCCCGTCGCCACAGCTGAAGCACTCGTCTTCCCTCTCCTTGGTCACTTCTTGCTTGGTCTTCTTCTTCATCGGGACCTTCCTCTTACCttccttcagtttcagtttCTCAGCTGACAGCTGGTTCTGAACAAGGAAAAGAGAGGTTACAAGGCAGCTCTTCTTTCAAGTTGTAAATTCAGGCAGGGACGGTAAAAGTGTTTTTCTAAAGCTTTTACCTTTGGCCGGACACCCAAGAAACCACTGCAGTTGGGTGCTCCACATTTACAGGCAGTTTTCCCATTGCCAAGACACTCCAGGTTGTAGTTAAAATTCAGCTCCATACCTAAAGTACATGTTGTATTAGATCGATGCTGCACTTAGATGTGTAGACTGTAAATTAATGAAATAATCTGCATTCTTATTCCAACAtaatacaaaacacaaacaaaatgagAAGTAGGCTGTCATTCAAACCTTTTGGGATGTCTTGTAGAGAAAATAGCCCCACCCTGGTGTCCCCATTCACAGTCCACTTCTGAGTCTCACAGTTTGGCTGGCAACAATGGTTCATGAAGCGAGCCTGGTTCCCTTTGGGCCCGGCATCAATGATGCGGTCCTGGAATAACAAAATACAAACTAGCATCTGTTCTACATTATGAATCAATTGTGTTGCTAAGCTGTATCATATACAGAGTGTTGTGTTTGTGGACAACAGGCTCAGAATCACCTTGTCCAGTGTAAGCATGTAGAAGTTACAGATGTCGTTCTCCTGGGCGTGTCTGATCCTGGCTCGGCATTCTTCTTCATCGATCACCTCTcccacatattcacacacaaagGCTCCCTGAGAAGCAACAGAAAAAGAACGAGAGTATtaataacagagagagagaaatgtgagtATCATAGGCACACACATTTGTCATTATCCGATTTCTTCTAGCGTACCTTCTTGATGTCCGACACACCAACTAAACCCCAGCCGCAGGACAGCGTCCTGACAATTTCCACAGGTGTGTACTGGCGCTTTGTGAAGGCCTGGTTCTGACATCTCTCCCCTGCTGCACACACCTGAGGGTGGCACTCATACAtcagcatgcgattaatgcacTCGGAGTCGATGCCGCATGGGTTCTCGTCAGACGCCTTACAGTTGCAACGCGGGATCTCCGATAGGTCGGCAGTAATGATCTGCACCTTCCCAATGGGCCGGTTTACCTACGAGACGGACACAGGGGTGGAATTTTTTACCATACATGTCAGTGAAATGCTCTCTTGTCAGAGCAGAAAAGTACAAATGACTATGTGGTGACACACAGTACCTTAATGGGCTTGTATGGAGGAGGtttcttgtcactttttctttcctcctgaAGTTGCTTCATCTCCTTTTCTGCCTGGAGCTCTCTGAACCGCTCTGCTGCTTCAGTCAGGGCTATAAAGACAAGACATGATCTTAACTCTCACAATTAAAACACAACCTAAATATCTAAATTGACACTTTTATTCTTAATATCAGAAGCAGGAACATATATCTAATATGAAATACAACAATGGACCAAGTACATACCATTTTTGTACACAGCATCTGTACCCTTTCCCATTTTCTCTATGCTGTGAGTGTCCCCCTCCATGTAGGGGAAGACTCTGGCTTGGTACGTCCACACAAAATCTTTGGAGCCAAAGAATTGCACTGGAAACTCtcccacctcatgtttcatccTCAAGATGTTATTCGGGACATCTTTGGCCAGACAGACCTCTGCAGGCCACCACCTAAAGAGTCAGATCGGGTTTCAGGAATACAAACACAGGTACTTTTAGCTGTTGCTTAAAGTCACTGTGTGTATGGCGAATGCAATGTTGTGACCTTACCTGTAACGTCCCCATTTGACCCACAGTATGTCCTTAATACGAGGCCTCTTtccagctttgcagtcattgcAGAACCAGCTGCCCTGAGGCATCTCTATATTCAAACATTCCCGATGGAAAGCAGCAGGACAGGCCTCACAACACAGCAGACTACCCCCTACAAAATCACAGCAAAACAAATCaatgttattttcattattagtTTATTGcttatatttttgtattcatCGGTCTTATTGTCAGAACCCAAAGCTTATTTAGGGGGGCATAGGgagtatgtttattttattcaacatacatgtttttttgttgatcAATGAAAGAATATCAATGAATGAATATCAGTATGAAGTTCTACTGACGAATAACTCAACATTTGTATTGACTGTATATGCTTATGTCTATGCTATATGTCTgcttattacaaaacaaaatgtttatatttatgtttgtataaGATTGAGTTTGTATGAATTACCCAACATTTCCAGTTAATTCTCATAATTTCCATTAATTCCCATGAAAGTTTCCAAActggaatgtttccaaaattccccagcttaactttccatggaaagtttccagaaattTACAGGAAAATTTCAGCCCCTTTGCAACCCTAGTTATTAATGATGACTCCAACATGTGGTAATGCAAAGACATATTCCGTTAGTGTTGCATGGCAGACCCTGGGTTTCAGAGGCAGATCTGTCAGATTAGACAGCATACAAGAAGGAAAAGCAGCACTTTGCCAAGAGGGAgcatttcattgaaaaataggATGGGGCATAAAAATGAATTACATAACACATTATGCTCTCCCGAAGAATAAAGCGCAGTGCATTTTCCAAAGAAGCCCCTTTCGCGGTTTTAATTAACATTTGAAACATGGAGACAGTTTGTAAAAGGTGTATTCAGATCAAAATAATTTAACACATATTATAACTTATGCATGATCATAGTAGTAAAGCGGTTTTGATGACATGGTGATGGTTAAAATTACCACAAAACCAGACCAGACTTACCCTCTGAGCATACAAAGCACCAGCTAACGTTGATGTGTTCGTGGTTCTTGCAGCCCTTGCGGGGAGTGAAGTGGTTTGGACAGAGGAAACTGTTGTTTGCCAGCACCAAGCTGCCTGCTGCCATACAGTTGTCGTTAGCATGATAGGCCACAGGACAGCGTACACATCGAGCTAGCCTACCTGCGATAAAAACAGAGGAGCAAAGACAGCTTAATCCATGCCCATCTGGACATTTAATTGAAGTTTAGTAACAATAACCCGACAACACAGAGTGCTCTTAGTCCACTGAATTGAGCAGCCGATGCCTAGCCAAAATCCTGTGTGCAGCAAGTGTTTTATAGAGCCAGGATAAATTGCCAAAATCctagctgacacacacactgtttgcaTCGCAGCATCAGGTGCTGTTTCAAGGATGTTGTATGAGCAAAGAATCTCAGACTACTGCCACTGTTTCTAACGACATATGAGCAAAGATGCCAAAGAGTAgggcccgaccgatatatcggtcgatattaggcattttccaaactatcggtatcggcatttataatggccgataaattaatatttaaaaaataaaataaaaacggacgaaacacccttcaaccatgttatgttttttttttttgtttttttttgtaattgtgtttttgttcaaaggacattttgtaagtatttttatgcattttatttatcagaactttaatatattttgatgttcctctgttctgttgtgacaataaaacaaacaagtttatttttaaactgaattatattattttagtgaggatttttaaaatcaccaaatatttgtatcgatatcggccttaaaaatcctttatcggtcgggctctaccaAAGAGTTATCACTTACAGCCACTATAATAGGTATAGCTCTCCATTTGTTCAAACAGCTCACTGCTACAGACAGTGAGTCACTCATACAAATCACAAAGCTAAAAAGCCCTGTAATAATAAGTTTAGAAGAGATACTTACTCAACATTGTTGCATGTATTCTTATATAATAcaatgcatatatctatattatttttactattataatgttactgctgctacattgcacatatctgtacatgttgttcatacattgttcatattacatagccatatttattctgctcttataaaaaggtaactgctaatacgctgcacacatttatatttaatttatattactctaaaccaccttctgttaaccaactgtacgctactgtctacactgcactatatttcttgtcctgtctatacttcAATattacattgcacttttctgctatttttccacttctggttggatgcaaactgcatttcgttgtctttgtacttgtactctgcacaatgacaataaagttgaatctaatctaatctaaaacaTTGTGTGCTGATTGATGAAGAGAATGAACTTCTTAAAACCTCAAGCAGCAAAAGGCATTGATGGGCTCAAGGAATGTCAGATAACAACAATGAGATGACGCTAATTGGCACATGATCACCAAAAACTGTGACGTAGTGATAGCAGGTTCAgagtttagtaaaaaaaaacaaaaaaaaaaacaccaatacTACAGGATGGTGCTGAGGTTGTTCAGGAGCGTCCTATTAGCCACTTAGTGTATACACATTGTTGATGAGCAGGtcaaacaacattttttaaaaatcagtATGACGCTGTAAAATCAACATGGCTTCAAATATTTGCGGACCGTTTCTAACATGTCATAGGTATCATATCATATGTGGTTTAAATCCACAGGCACATGTGGAGCTTACCTTTAGAGCTACAGATGTTGAGAGGGTTGGTGATGTGGCAGGACAGACACACGTGCAAAGGGCAGCGGAAGCCTTTGTTATGTGGCTGGGTCGCTGAGTACACCAATATGCAGTCTGTGTGGTAGAACTTCCCACACAATGGTATGATGCAGCGCTTTACCCCATTATCAGACTTCTTACACACAAAGCATGTGTGGACACCTGAAAGCAACAAGTACATTTTTTGAAGTGCGTAAGGACACATTTTATGAACAGTGACGATTCAGACTCAAGGTGTACCCACCAGCGTTGCATTCACGACAGAGGAATTTCCCCTTGGGAGCCGCTGACAGGCCAATACACAGCGGGTGAAAGGCTCCGTAACAGTGGCCGTCACACACCAGCAGGTCTCCTGTCCTCTCACAcacctgcacaaacacacaatgagAAACATGCTGATGATCTACGCGTTACAAAGAAATGATGTGTCAGGAGCCAAGCCATACAAAGCAAAGAATATATACTTTCTGGTAGATTATCTCACCTGACAGACATTCTCCTTTAAGGATGTAGCGCCTATTTTCCCTTTTACATCCACTTGGGAAGAGAGGTTGTCATTCAAACTAACAGACAGCACCTACATAGATGAAAAAGAGATACTGTTACACTCAATGGATACAAGGCTATAGATTATTTTCCTCTTCGATGGATGACCAATGTCTTATTAGCTGAACAAGACAACATGCACACCTCAGGTTTGGGAGTTAGCGTTCCAGTGTGTACATTTTGTTTCTCCTCAGTGCTGCAGGCCTCCACCTCGGCCTCCTGCTTGGGGGTCTTAGATCCTGGAGGGCTGGGAGGCCTGTTTGGAGTGAGGACCACGGGGAGATCTTTGCTTTCTGAGTGCTGGGgggcagcagcaggagcagaGGATGTGCTTGGTACAGGCTTCTCTTTTTTCACAGATTCAACCTATCCAATGTGAGATTTCATTGTGTATGGGATggttaaatatatttttaacatCATTGGCGGTACATGAGGATAGTGATTGCTTTGAGTTTGGGCTTTTGTAGTACCTGAGTTTTCTTGGCTAACATTTTCACCTCTGAGGTAACTCCACTGGGTCGCTTTGGCTCCTAGAAAACAAACAGATTGTGAAATACATTCAACATTTCCTAGTCCAAAACAGTAACTGGAGTAGTTGGAACACTCCTCCACTGCCATCTAAATCCCAACACACCTTCATCTTTGTATGAGCAACAGACACTTCTTCTATGGTACATTCCAGCACCTTATGCGACAGCTTCCTTGGCCTCTTTCTTTCTTGGACCAACAACCCTGTatctaaagtaaaaaaaactcattaatGCATTATATATTCAAATGTAAAAGTATGCATCCCTGGGacaaaaataattatttcatAATCACCAGTCATCCAGTTTACATCACACAGCAAGACACTTGACGCTGGATTAAACATAATAAATCAGTAAAAAGACACACTTAAACCCTATTTACCAGATTCAGGAGGTGGATCAGTTTCTTCTGCTGTCTCTGCATCAAGGGAGGGTTGTGTTATGGCTGGAGATACTGAGGATGCTACGGGAAAAAGTTCacactgaggtggactctgttcctgctctgccggagcctcggTGGGCTCAACAGAAGACGAGGCTGAGGTATTTCTTTCCGGTGTGGTGCTGAGATCATAGAGTGCTGTCATCCCTGATGTCTGCTGGGTACACACAAGAAAACGAAGCATCAAGTTCCAATCGTGTTTTTCAGAGATGAGAAGTCTATCAAGTTGCTATGCTTTGGTTCTGCAATGGTATCTTGATAACCTAGCAAGACAACCATTAATGATGGAACGATTCACCTATTTGTACACATGTAATAAGAATGGTGTGATTCTAAAGCCGTCCACCCAcgaggtagggcgcagagcacAGCGCAGGCATTTCAGAGGCAAAGTCAGGTATACGTCATCACCGCTTCTGGCTACCTCCTTATCTCATTGGTttcgcttaaaaaaaaaaaaggtcagcggcaacgaGGTTAAGGTTGAAATAATTTTTACTTTGAGTGCAGCGCCCGGTGGCAATTTCGAGCGGTGCCCCAGGCCAAGGGTAGAGCTTCCTCCTAGTTGTCTCCACCGCTCTCCccattggggaaaaaaatggcaCAGCCAGCAGTTTTACCGCAGAGCACGTGTAGGCAGCTTTATGGTGCTTTAGTTAAAGTACGAGGGGATTAGTTTCATGTTAACAGAGAAAAATACTGTAAGAGCATAATTTGATATGTAATTTACTTTCTTGAATACACAGAATATTCAAGAaccaaatgaatgaatgatactTTATAATTGCCAGTTCTAATTATCAGCTGCTGGAAACTAAAAGAAAGAGGCACATCTTACCATTTTGGAAGATTCTGAGGTGTGTttctttgatttcttttttgggATAAATATTTGTTCATAATCCTCAGTTGACTCCAGGAGCCTTTTAGTGGGTTTCCGGAGACGTTTGTTCTCTGAATGTCCTGTGTAAACgcataaaatacatttacacatttaatcATTTGGCAGACATTTTTGTCCAAAGTGACATTCAAATGAGGTCCAATCCAAGCCACAATAGATCAAGGCAAAGTCTTCAAGAAAAAGTGCCTCAACACAACAAATATACAGGTATAACACTTTCGTACTCATTTCACCATTATCAGTTTGTATCTCACCAGCTGTGCTGCTTGCCTCTGAGAAGTGCAAGTCATTCTCTGCCTGCTTCTCAACTCCCAGATCAAGATCTGGTGATGCTCTCATGGTGTAAGACCCATTCATCTCAGCAGACACCTCATTCATAACTTCGCTCTTATTCTCAGCAGCCCCATCAACCATCTGCCAGCGCTTCTTTGGAGCCACTGCGGATCCTGAGTTCTTATTGAGGTAGCTGGCCGAGGGATCAGCAGCAGCGGGAGGACAGCACCCAGGATCAGCTAAGTCAGCGTGGCCGCTAACAAACTCCCTGCCGTAAGCCAAACCAGCGAGGTCCGAAGAAAGGCCAGGAATGCTGAGTTTCAGTTTGGCAGGTATCCTTTGTTTTCTACGCTGCTTGTCTGAGTTCCCGATCTGAGAGCGAACAGGAAAGTCTTCACAATGGTAGGTGCCAGCTGTCATGATAGCTTTAGTCCTATTCTTGGCTTTCACCGCtgtgtttttgggtgttgtggATTTCCCTGACCTCCCATTCTCTGTTTTGATCCCTTTGGTTAAACCATCACAAGAACCCTTCATCAGATCTCCTTCTGTAGAAGTAGGCATGACCAGGGGTTCCTCCTTGATGAGGACTGGCGATGGCGGGACAGCCAGGGGTTTACCTTCTTGTTGTCTGGTATCGTGCATGTCCTTCAGGAGCATCAGGAAGGTGCTGAATTTATAATTGGAATCAGGCCGAAAATTTATTAATTCAGAGTCACTGCTGTCCTCCTTCACAAGAGATTTAAACATTAGTTCCTTGACATCCTGGAAAGGATCCATTGGAGATAGAGATGAGGACGGGGAAGCACAAGAGGATAGATCTGGGTTTTCGGTCTTGATCTTAACCGGTTGTGCAGTGGGTGCACTTGAATCGACGCAATTAGACTTTATCAATGAGCCATTACGAATGTGTTTCTTATCAGGTTTCCTTGCACGTCTTTTTAGAGAGCTGTGATTTGTGGAGGAAGATGCATTGCTGATGGTGATTGGTGATTCCAAGTGCGGAGACCTTTCAGTTTTGATGGGTGCATCAGTAGGTGTATTGTCAAGACACTCATCAGTGAGGGCTTTTGTTGAGATTTGGCTTGTGGCCAGGGCATCTTTGAGATCTGTCTCTTCCTCTGCTTTCAGAGCCCTCGTCATCAGACGACTGCTGGCAGGAAGATTCATAGAGTGCTTTTCAGTTGAACTGTACGACAATTCACTACAGCTGCCCAAACTCTGTTCAGAATTTGTATCTTTAGATGTCAATTTATTTGTTAAAATGCTAGAGGATTCACGGGGATCTGTAGAATGGTTCACTTTTTCAGTAAACTTTGTTTTAGCTTTTGTTGAACCCTGTTCTTTTCTGAACAATCTGTCTATATCTTGTATTGCAGACACGGCTGTGCGTTTGGGGCGATGCAGTATTGGAACTGAATCCAGGTCTGCATAAGGCGAGTCCTTTGGCTCATCTTTTAGTGCACGAGTTGTTGTATGAAACTGATCCGCTGTGTTTGTGATGGTAGATAATTCCTTTGAGCCACCAACTATATGGCCAAATATGTCTgacaaacatttctttttcttcttacaAGTTTTGCTCTTATTGGATTGAACTGCAGCAGAGTTTTTTATGAGATTGTGCTTATTTCCGTTAGGGGCCATACTGGGTGATGGGGATCGACCAGGatccacagagacagagggggcCTCCTGTGGCTTTTCAGTAGGGAGTGGGCTAGGCACACGCTCCTCTCCGTTGACAGATATTGAAAGCACGCTTTCAGTATTCCTTTGTCGATCTGGGAGCATAACCTCAGCTTCTGCCACACTGACTTTCCACGCAGTGAGTAAACTTTTGGGTATCTGCCAAGAACAGAAATAACATTCAAAATAGTGTTCACAATAACATTATATGATATTTCTCAAGTAATTTCATGAATTTACCGTATATTTGTAGTTTTTCTCCTTCTGCTTCCCTCTCCGTCTAAGCACAGGCAGGTCTTCAAACTGATGGCCTCCTTCAAAAGAAAGTATGGCATTCCCGGGGACCCAGGCACCTTCTACAATCTCCCCAATTGTCTCCAGGAAATACATCCGACAAGG
Proteins encoded:
- the nsd1a gene encoding histone-lysine N-methyltransferase NSD2 isoform X2, producing MNQSYRPAVRGGSVFGSGQPERRPRNGLMGTSYGNQCGIVRPGSDQPSAVQQPSSSLKHPSVLGYSQPDRSHCYSPVKRQQDQNTVVNRPDLERDLHPRNHLHCASPISDDGEFEAPSVQLPPSPSNEDMDPFETLQDVNRNGFSPHSPDSMERCSPIPNGYLHFESTLFDSSDIKEEDEDGEGSSSEDMAPFHHSPKLSQDRTVTDNKTSSSSGVDKRTYKPTVFNLMSKTISELNPTLSPSALPEITMRDGWSLGEESDSDGELTSPVDPGLSSPAGTNSNSNSPKKKPLPAVKYMEGDLVWAKFNRRPWWPCHITCDPDQAIYTKMKVPSPRPCRMYFLETIGEIVEGAWVPGNAILSFEGGHQFEDLPVLRRRGKQKEKNYKYTIPKSLLTAWKVSVAEAEVMLPDRQRNTESVLSISVNGEERVPSPLPTEKPQEAPSVSVDPGRSPSPSMAPNGNKHNLIKNSAAVQSNKSKTCKKKKKCLSDIFGHIVGGSKELSTITNTADQFHTTTRALKDEPKDSPYADLDSVPILHRPKRTAVSAIQDIDRLFRKEQGSTKAKTKFTEKVNHSTDPRESSSILTNKLTSKDTNSEQSLGSCSELSYSSTEKHSMNLPASSRLMTRALKAEEETDLKDALATSQISTKALTDECLDNTPTDAPIKTERSPHLESPITISNASSSTNHSSLKRRARKPDKKHIRNGSLIKSNCVDSSAPTAQPVKIKTENPDLSSCASPSSSLSPMDPFQDVKELMFKSLVKEDSSDSELINFRPDSNYKFSTFLMLLKDMHDTRQQEGKPLAVPPSPVLIKEEPLVMPTSTEGDLMKGSCDGLTKGIKTENGRSGKSTTPKNTAVKAKNRTKAIMTAGTYHCEDFPVRSQIGNSDKQRRKQRIPAKLKLSIPGLSSDLAGLAYGREFVSGHADLADPGCCPPAAADPSASYLNKNSGSAVAPKKRWQMVDGAAENKSEVMNEVSAEMNGSYTMRASPDLDLGVEKQAENDLHFSEASSTAGHSENKRLRKPTKRLLESTEDYEQIFIPKKKSKKHTSESSKMTSGMTALYDLSTTPERNTSASSSVEPTEAPAEQEQSPPQCELFPVASSVSPAITQPSLDAETAEETDPPPESDTGLLVQERKRPRKLSHKVLECTIEEVSVAHTKMKEPKRPSGVTSEVKMLAKKTQVESVKKEKPVPSTSSAPAAAPQHSESKDLPVVLTPNRPPSPPGSKTPKQEAEVEACSTEEKQNVHTGTLTPKPEVLSVSLNDNLSSQVDVKGKIGATSLKENVCQVCERTGDLLVCDGHCYGAFHPLCIGLSAAPKGKFLCRECNAGVHTCFVCKKSDNGVKRCIIPLCGKFYHTDCILVYSATQPHNKGFRCPLHVCLSCHITNPLNICSSKGRLARCVRCPVAYHANDNCMAAGSLVLANNSFLCPNHFTPRKGCKNHEHINVSWCFVCSEGGSLLCCEACPAAFHRECLNIEMPQGSWFCNDCKAGKRPRIKDILWVKWGRYRWWPAEVCLAKDVPNNILRMKHEVGEFPVQFFGSKDFVWTYQARVFPYMEGDTHSIEKMGKGTDAVYKNALTEAAERFRELQAEKEMKQLQEERKSDKKPPPYKPIKVNRPIGKVQIITADLSEIPRCNCKASDENPCGIDSECINRMLMYECHPQVCAAGERCQNQAFTKRQYTPVEIVRTLSCGWGLVGVSDIKKGAFVCEYVGEVIDEEECRARIRHAQENDICNFYMLTLDKDRIIDAGPKGNQARFMNHCCQPNCETQKWTVNGDTRVGLFSLQDIPKGMELNFNYNLECLGNGKTACKCGAPNCSGFLGVRPKNQLSAEKLKLKEGKRKVPMKKKTKQEVTKEREDECFSCGDGGQIVSCKKPGCPKVYHADCLNLAKRPAGRWECPWHQCDICGKEAASFCEMCPNSYCKEHREGMLFISKLDGKLSCSEHDPCGPDPLEPGEIREYVPNMTSVRPGAMAEPVTLSQGPDSRGASSAAITSPAGQAASARQGPPPPPPRLYINTKTATSSFVPSSRSYHTDRTEGRGFSTPTSSKEEREDGEVEDGEVCGLEMEEVEDDDEEAEEEEDDDMEEMEIVEDEEDEPLYGGDLLEEGDDDEEEDEGGDGDDAWGDYVDEDADADDGEGEEWGRVEDDDQ